In the Acidimicrobiales bacterium genome, GCACCCCGCCGGCTTCGTCCACGGACCCCAGCCCGGAAGCGTCGAAGCGTCGGCCGACCAGACCAGGACAGAGGAAACCGCCGTCATGGTGGACACGTTCGCACCGTTGTCGATCAGCGCCGACGCTCGCTCCGTCGCCGATGCCGACTACCCGTGGAGTTGGGCCCAACCGCTGTAGCCGGGGTGGCATGAGGGGGCGGGGCATTCAAGGCTAATCTTGTGGGGGGAGTAGCGGGCTCGGCGACTGCCGGACGGCGGAGACCGGAACGGGGTGTAGCGCACGAGGCGCGAAGGGAGATCGGACATGACGGACGCCATCGATCTGGGTGCTCTTGAACAACATGCACTCGAGCAAAACGGGAGCCAGGCGAACACCATCGAGCTCGCCGCGCCGGAGATCGAGTTCTTCCACTATCTGCGCGAAGCGCCGATGCCTCGACCGATCATGGACATGGTCCCAGGGTTCCTGCCCCACCGTGCCCACCAGTACTGCCCGCCCGTCAGCCAAGCCTCCAGTTACGGATGGGCGATCTTCCCGCCTCTCGACTTCGCGCTCCGGTGGGACGGCAAGGAGACGCACCTTGCGTTTCTTGTGGACAACGAACCCGAGCACTGGCACTCGCTGTCAGGCGCGCGGGAGGTGTGGATCCCGGAGGAGTATCGCGACTACGGCGACCTGACCGAGCAACGACGGGCGCAACTCGGCGAGATCACCGGCCCTGGAGGCATCCTTCTCGCGAACTGCGATCCCAAGGCGCAGGAGAACGTCGAGCTGATGTTCGGGGTCATCGCCCGTACCAGCCCGGGATGGGCTTCACTCGTGCGGAGCACGCCGAACCTTCCCACCCAGGGGTACCAGGTGCTCGAAGGGCTCCTCGAAACCTCGTGGTACCAGTCGTGGGTGCCGGTCATCATCCGCCTAACCGACCGCGACAGGGTGGTGCGCTTCTACCGCGACCTGCCGGCGGCAACTCTGAGCCTGGTCCCCGAAATTGCTTACGCCCCGAGCACCATTCGAAAGGCGAAGGTGATCGCCGGGGGCATAGCTGCGATGCCCGACGATGTGTGGGCCGACCACGTCGACATAAAGGGAGCGCGCCACCGCCACGCCGCGCCGGGGAACTACAAGACCCGGCAGGCCCGCAACCGCAAGGGCCAAGCCGAGTCACAAGTCGACGTATCCGACATAACAGTGACAGCCGGCGTCATCGACAGCGACGACTAACGACCCTGGGGATCCCGGTCGAAGGGCCGTCCGTTTGAGCCACACCGCCTACCGCGCCAAGCACCTCCGCAAGCGGGGGATACAGGCAGTTCTTCGCGACCCAACCTCGGCCCGGCTGCTCGGCGCACAGACGATCTCCGAGATCGGTGACTTCGTCGGGCTCGCCGCCCTGCTGCTTCTCGCGTACCACAAGAGCGGATCGCTGGTCGCGACTGCCGGAATCTTCGCGGCGCGCAGCCTCCCGTCGCTTTTGGTCGGCACGGTTTTCTCCGGCTGGCTCGACGTTCCCCCGCGACGCACCGCGCTGGTTTGGTTGACGCTGGCCGGCGCCGCAGTCACGACGGCCGTCGTTGTCTTTCCCACGACTGCCGCAGCGCTGGTCGCGGCGGCGTTGCTCGGCGCGATTCGCACGGCAGCCTCGTCGGTCACAGGAGGAGCGGCTGTAGACGGGCTCGACGACGAGGTGCGGGCCAGTTACTTCGCGCTTTCCAGCTCGGTGAACCAGGCCTCCCAGGTGATCGGCTTCGTCGCGGGAGCCACGGTGACGTTGCTGATATCGGCGCGAGCCGCTCTCGGGTTCGACGTCGTCACCTACTTGTTCGCAGTCGTCGTGTTGTGGACCTTGCCGGCGATCGCGTCGCGGCCTCGGAGGCGGCGCCCGCCCCCGTTCCACGGCGTGAAGATCATCGCGTCGACACCGATCCTCGCCTTGGTGACGCCGGTGGTTTGGGCAACGGTATTCGCCACCGCGGTTCCCGAGACATTCGCGGCGAGCCTCAGCCACGGCTCGCAGTTGCCGGTGCTCATGGCGGCCTTCCCGTTGGGGACGTCTGTCATGGCCGGTTTCCTCGCGCGCCGCGAGTTCCTCGACCGCGTCCTGAACCAACTGATGCTCGCGCTCTTGTTCGCAGTCGGCTTCGCCGGCGGTGCGGTCGTGCTGGGTGTGGGAGTGAGCAGGTGGCTGCTCGTCCCCGCCAACTTCGTGGCCGGGCTCGGCAGTACATGGACCGTCGGGGCAAGGACCACGTTCGCGCTCAACACGCCGCCCGAGCACATGGCGCAGGTCGAGGCCGCGGCCATCTCCTCGAACGTCTTGCTCGAGGGTCTGGGAGTCCTCGCGCTGGCCGCGATCGGTCAGCAGGTCGGACCGGTCGGTTCGTACGCGTTCGCCGCAGCGCTCGTGTCGCTTGCGGTTGCTGTTGCGCTCGGTGTCGTCCGCGCACGGTTCCGTGTCGAGTCCAGTGTGCAGCGCAGCCATCGCCGGACGCCGAAGAAGCGCGAGGCCCCCGAGGTCGAGCTGGCTGACTAACCGACTAGCCGACTAAGCGCCTAGTGTGCAACCGAAGGGGCGCCTCCGGTGGCTGCTCGGCAAGCGAGTCGAGCCTCGGGGCGAACCTGGAGGTGATCAGGTCGAGGAATTCCGCCGGCGGCAGCGGTCGCGAAAGGAGGTAGCCCTGGGCCACCGGGCAGCCGAGCATTTTCAGGCCGGCCAGCTGCTCGGGGTTCTCCACTCCTTCGGCGACGGCCTCGATGCACATCGCGTCGGCGAGACGGACGATCGCCTGCACGATCGCCGTGTCCACCGGGTCAGTGGCCACGCCCTGCACGAACGTACGGTCGATCTTCACCTCGTCGACGGGGAACTGCTTGAGGTAGGAGAAGGTGGAGTGTTCGACGAGGAAGTCGTCGATCGCGATCTTCACCCCTAGCCGGCTGAGCTTCTTCATGATGTCGGCGGCGCTGGAAATGTCCTCCATGACCATCATCTCGGTGATCTCGAAGGTGATCGCCTCCGATGGGAGGCCAGCCGAGTCGAGTGCGCTGGCGACCTCGCTCAGCAGCCCGCTGTGCTGGAACTGCCTGGGCGAGAGGTTCACGCTCATGGCGAGCTCCACGCCGATCCGGTCGCGAATGAGGCGGGCCTGCTCGCACGCCTGCTCGAGGACGATGCGCCCAAGCGGAAGGATCAGGCCGGTCTCCTCGGCCATCGGAATGAACAGGTCGGGCCGGATGAGCCCGTCCGTCGGGTGCCGCCAGCGGACCAAGGCTTCGGCACCGACGATCTCTTCGTCCTCGACGGAGAAGAACGGCTGGTAGTGGACTTCGATCTCGCCCCTGTCGAGACCCTTCCGGAGGGCCGCCTCCAGCTCGAGGCGCTTCCGGGATCGCGGTCCCATCGCGGCGAGGTCGAAGACCTTGTAGGCACCCCCGCGGCCCTTTGTTTTCGCCTCGAACATCGCCACGTCGGCGTTGCGAAGGATGTCGTCCGCCGACTGCCCGGGCTCGGTTAGCGCGATCCCAACCGACACGCTCGCCACGTGCTCGAAACCGCCGGGGAGGATCAGCGGCTTCTCAACCACGGCGCATATCCGCCGCGCAGATGCGACCGCTTCCTCGATCCCGGCGACGTCCTCGACGAACACGACGAACTCGTCACCGCCGAAACGGGCGACCAGATCCCGCTGGCCGACCGCCGATCTCAATCGGTCTGCCACCTCTCTCAGGAGGTCGTTGCCGGTTGTGTGGCCGAGGTTGTCGTTGACCGCCTTGAAGCGGTCGATGTCCACGAAGATCATCGCGTGCGTCTTGTGATCCAGGGAAGCCCGGCCGAGAGCAGCGGCCAGGCGTTCCATCAGCAACCCGCGGTTGGCGAGGCCGGTGAGGCTGTCGTAGTACGCGTGACGAACCAGTTCTTCCTGCATTGCCCTGCGCTCGGTCGTGTCCCTGAAGGCGATGACCGCGCCGACGGCTTTGCCGTGGTCGCGAACGGCCGATGCGCTGTACTCGACCGGCATCTCTTTGCCGTCCCGGCCGACGAACCGGGCGTCGTCCTCGCGAATCACGCCCTCGGTTCTCATCGCTTCCCTCGCAGGCCCGAGCAAGAACTCCGGCGCCAACAAGGTGTCGCCGCTGATCCCGTCGTCGATCGCCACACTCAGGCTGGGGACGTCGATCATGTCGGCGGCAGCGGGGTTCACGAAGGTAATGCGGCCATCGGCGTCGATGGCGCACACCCCTTCGCCGATGTTCAACGTGATCGAAGAGAGACGCTTCTGCTCGAAGCGAACCTGGGTGAACAGCTGGGCGTTGGTCAGCGCACCCTTGCCGATAGCAGCCACGGCATCCAGCAGCATCTGATCCGCCTCGTCGAAGGGCTCCTCTCGCCGCCGGCCCGAAACGACGAGCCATTGCTGCTTTCCGTTGACGTCGAGCCGTGCTGCCATCTGCTCCTCCGCCGGCGCTTCGTCGGTGACGACCGCCTCGGGGCAACGCAGCAAGTCTTTCGCCGACGACAGAATCGAATCGACGATCTGCTGTGTCTGAAGGCTCCTGCTTGCGTCCAGCGCGACCTCGAACAGGCCCTTCATTCGAGTGCGGTCGTGCTGGGCGCTGAAGCGGCTCTTGACGAGCCCGAGCTCGACGATGAGGGC is a window encoding:
- a CDS encoding DUF6065 family protein, whose product is MTDAIDLGALEQHALEQNGSQANTIELAAPEIEFFHYLREAPMPRPIMDMVPGFLPHRAHQYCPPVSQASSYGWAIFPPLDFALRWDGKETHLAFLVDNEPEHWHSLSGAREVWIPEEYRDYGDLTEQRRAQLGEITGPGGILLANCDPKAQENVELMFGVIARTSPGWASLVRSTPNLPTQGYQVLEGLLETSWYQSWVPVIIRLTDRDRVVRFYRDLPAATLSLVPEIAYAPSTIRKAKVIAGGIAAMPDDVWADHVDIKGARHRHAAPGNYKTRQARNRKGQAESQVDVSDITVTAGVIDSDD
- a CDS encoding MFS transporter codes for the protein MSHTAYRAKHLRKRGIQAVLRDPTSARLLGAQTISEIGDFVGLAALLLLAYHKSGSLVATAGIFAARSLPSLLVGTVFSGWLDVPPRRTALVWLTLAGAAVTTAVVVFPTTAAALVAAALLGAIRTAASSVTGGAAVDGLDDEVRASYFALSSSVNQASQVIGFVAGATVTLLISARAALGFDVVTYLFAVVVLWTLPAIASRPRRRRPPPFHGVKIIASTPILALVTPVVWATVFATAVPETFAASLSHGSQLPVLMAAFPLGTSVMAGFLARREFLDRVLNQLMLALLFAVGFAGGAVVLGVGVSRWLLVPANFVAGLGSTWTVGARTTFALNTPPEHMAQVEAAAISSNVLLEGLGVLALAAIGQQVGPVGSYAFAAALVSLAVAVALGVVRARFRVESSVQRSHRRTPKKREAPEVELAD
- a CDS encoding EAL domain-containing protein, which codes for MNLPTKTRTIVALWVVGGMAALVVASLAPSSSHGLTRNQWIIAVAIGALIAGNWVRPVVVYMGNRIDTFQMDEGFFVILALLVPPVVTLGTYAAAAIVSQVVRRRQFVKSAFNVGETVLAAGLGLAVSRAIAVPSKSITAKEGAAVLLGAAVYLVVNKASLASVMLSMGSGWTAIGVGVEVPLAAGGAVVGIVVALAMQAHPWLIAAVIPALIVELGLVKSRFSAQHDRTRMKGLFEVALDASRSLQTQQIVDSILSSAKDLLRCPEAVVTDEAPAEEQMAARLDVNGKQQWLVVSGRRREEPFDEADQMLLDAVAAIGKGALTNAQLFTQVRFEQKRLSSITLNIGEGVCAIDADGRITFVNPAAADMIDVPSLSVAIDDGISGDTLLAPEFLLGPAREAMRTEGVIREDDARFVGRDGKEMPVEYSASAVRDHGKAVGAVIAFRDTTERRAMQEELVRHAYYDSLTGLANRGLLMERLAAALGRASLDHKTHAMIFVDIDRFKAVNDNLGHTTGNDLLREVADRLRSAVGQRDLVARFGGDEFVVFVEDVAGIEEAVASARRICAVVEKPLILPGGFEHVASVSVGIALTEPGQSADDILRNADVAMFEAKTKGRGGAYKVFDLAAMGPRSRKRLELEAALRKGLDRGEIEVHYQPFFSVEDEEIVGAEALVRWRHPTDGLIRPDLFIPMAEETGLILPLGRIVLEQACEQARLIRDRIGVELAMSVNLSPRQFQHSGLLSEVASALDSAGLPSEAITFEITEMMVMEDISSAADIMKKLSRLGVKIAIDDFLVEHSTFSYLKQFPVDEVKIDRTFVQGVATDPVDTAIVQAIVRLADAMCIEAVAEGVENPEQLAGLKMLGCPVAQGYLLSRPLPPAEFLDLITSRFAPRLDSLAEQPPEAPLRLHTRRLVG